In Desulfuromonadales bacterium, one DNA window encodes the following:
- a CDS encoding histidine kinase encodes MEPRCCCDREHISPEDCPYLREGDEELLFNRRKRFQQRCIECPRFLENLRTNHDGWEGAAEILPYAVEEVLALRAQSRTLAAQVEARSREVKFLHEVGLVLQTSVDMEEVIAMALTAVTAGKGFGLNRAILLLVDKERTSLKGYFAVGPRSPQDAARIWQEVEEQDLPLREMARLFFEQKMSAEKERFRDLLEILTTPLGDLDHPFVRTLNDQLSRHVANLAEEPGIGREQAAALGVDELLLVPLVSKNRRI; translated from the coding sequence GTGGAACCTCGCTGTTGCTGCGACCGGGAGCATATCTCCCCTGAAGACTGTCCTTACCTTCGCGAGGGGGACGAGGAGCTGCTGTTCAACCGCCGCAAACGGTTTCAGCAGCGCTGTATCGAGTGCCCACGCTTCCTCGAAAATTTGCGCACCAATCACGACGGTTGGGAGGGGGCTGCCGAGATTCTCCCCTACGCCGTCGAGGAGGTTCTCGCCCTGCGGGCCCAGAGCCGCACCCTCGCCGCGCAAGTCGAGGCGCGCAGTCGCGAGGTCAAATTCCTGCACGAAGTCGGCCTGGTGCTGCAGACCTCGGTGGACATGGAGGAAGTCATCGCCATGGCTCTCACCGCTGTTACCGCCGGCAAGGGGTTCGGTCTCAACCGGGCGATACTGCTGCTGGTCGACAAGGAACGCACAAGCCTCAAGGGCTATTTCGCCGTCGGGCCGCGCAGTCCCCAGGACGCGGCCCGCATCTGGCAGGAAGTCGAAGAACAGGACCTGCCCTTGCGGGAGATGGCCCGGCTTTTCTTCGAGCAGAAAATGAGCGCCGAAAAGGAACGCTTCCGCGACCTGCTCGAAATTCTCACCACCCCCCTTGGCGATCTCGATCACCCCTTTGTGCGCACCCTCAACGACCAGCTCTCGCGGCACGTCGCGAACCTGGCCGAGGAGCCCGGCATCGGCCGGGAGCAGGCTGCGGCCCTCGGCGTGGATGAACTGCTCCTCGTCCCCCTGGTCAGCAAGAACCGGCGCATC